The DNA window CTGCGTTTTTTGCGCTTCCAACGCTTTCCACAAAGGTTCAAGCAGCAGTGTCGAAACGCTAAGCACTATCACCACCAAACCACACAGGGTAATCAAGCCTTTTTCTCGGCCACTCAATGCGATGAACTTGTCGTTAAGTTCTTTCCACCACGAAGTCATTATTTACCCTCTGCGCGAGTTCTGAGTTCAAAGGTAATCACATCCTGTTCATTGCGGCCTAAACGAACTTTTTCAAAGTTACGACCAACTAAGCTCACTTCCTGCTTAAACTGGTTTACCCAGTTGGGCACCACACTGGCACTACGAGCCAGCCCTTTTAAATCGAGTCGATCATGCGTGATGTAGATGTCGCTCAGAGAGATGTCATTTCTGCCCAGTTTAGCCAGCGCTTGCATGATATCTGAGTAACCACCTTGGCGAGATTGATCATAATTGCCGACCGCCGCCAACGAAGCTTGCGTGGCCTGAATTTGCTGCTTTAAGCGTTCCACTGCGGCGAGCTTTTCTGCAGACGGTTTATGCGCCGCCAATTTTGCCTGCTGCGCGGCCAACTGCTGCTTAAATTGTTGTGCTTGTGCTTGTGCAACGGCCAACTCTTGAGCGAGCTGCGCCTGCTGCCAGCGCGCCAATCCATACATGCCACCAAGAACAAGCGCAGCGAGAAACCAAGAGGCAAGTAGCGTGGTGAGATTAAAGCGAGCTCGCTTTGGCTTGAGATGTTCTGGGTAAAGATTAACCGAGGGCAATCCGAGTGAACGTGCCGTATTGACGACGATTTGCCCGCACTGCAGTGCTGGCGAGGCGAGCACAGACGTTGTCGCAGTCAGACGCTCACTCAGTGCGGCCACCAGCGCATTTTGATCTTCATCGTCACAGCAGATTTTCAGTTGATTGAGCGTCACCCCTTTCAATTGTGAGGAGAGGTAATCCATTGAACGCTGCAACTCCAGCGCCAGTCCATCAAGTTGCAAGGCACTGGCGGACTCCCCCGTCAGTGGCGGGTAGACAGAGCGGATGGTGCGCTGAAAAGTGGGGGTATAATCCACGAATGCGCCGAGTTTAAACTGCCCTTTATGGCTGCGTTGCAGCAAAATGAAGTTCGCCAAATCGCCTGCGCTGTGCGCCCATACCTCATCTTCAGGAATAATGGCATCCAATTCGCATTGATTGCGCAGAAGCACGTCGATAATTTTATCGACTACTTTTTTGGCCAATACGTAGACTTGGATCTTGTTGTCACCGGGCAACAAGCGCCCATCGGCGACAATGTCGCTCACTCTCTCAGAGATGAGATCTTTGACAAGAAAAGGCAGCGCCGCAGGCCATTCGCTGCGTGGAATCGCGGGCTTATCTAACTGGAAGATTTGGTAGTGATGGCTGGCCAGAAACGATAGAAACTCGCTGCCCTGGCGTGGCTTTCAGTTGCAAAAGATGCGCTAGGCTTTTTTCCCAGCTACTACTGATAGGCTCAACGTGTGCGGGTTGGTCGTGTTGTGCGCTCGAGGCAAAATAGACCGCATCGGGCTGCAATAAGGCAACATGATGATGGCCTTGCTGAGACTGGCCTTTCAGCTTCGCGAACAACGACTGCACATTCATTTAGAGTTCCACTTATTTCCGTCGCCAGCGATTACGTCTCCCTGGCTTGACTTGTTTATCTTCATTTTTCACTGGCGGCGGCAGCAGTTGCGATTCTTGGCTAAAGTAGCGTCCCTGGCCACCGTGAATGCCTAACTCAACTAAGGTGTCCCACTCTTGCTGGGTCTCCACACCGACCGCAATCACCCGAGCCTTTGTACCTTCACCAGCACCCAGCATACTGCGCACAAACAGTTGATTTTCATGCCGCTTTTCGATGTTTTTTGCCAAGCTTCGATGCAGTTTCAAATAATCTACGTGCAGATCTTTCAGATAATGAGTACTGACGATGGTTCTACCAGCTTGCCCGACCACCAACTGACAACCTAAGCCTTTGAGCATTTTTGCTACTGGTCGCATATAGTCGAGGTGTCGCACCAGATGGCTTTCAACAAACTCGAAGCTTAATAAAGCGCGCTGTTCACTAGTTAACTGTAGCAGTTCATCACGGAACCATTTGAAATGGCGGCGGTTTGCAAAAGGAGTGACATTCACATTCAGAGAAAAAGGCACGCTCTGCTGAGTGGACGAACGCAAAAAACCAAATGCTTTACTTAACACCGCCCTATCCATTTGGCTTTCAAACCCGACTTGCTTGAGCGCCGACATGTACCTCGACGCTTTCACAATCCCATTTTCCGGATCGTGAATTCGGCACGTTAATTCAGTATGTAGTAAATCCAACTGATTGTTATTTAATAGATAAGCGGGCTGTCCAAAGAGTAACACACTTTCAGCATGCAGTGTTGTCTCAAAAATGGTACGCCATTTCACGCTGCCGCGGATCTCATCGATCTGGTTCCACTTTTTAAAGCGACTCCAGTTGTTATTGTTCTGCAGTTGCGCACTGCGCAGGGCGGTTTCCGCTTCGTTCATGATCTGGTTGTGGCGCTCCCCTTCCTGATACATAGTGATACCGATATGGCACCAGTTCTCTTTGTCGAGAGGATACGGCGGGTGCAGTTTTTCCAGTTGACGAATACACTGTGAAGCAAGGTTGGCCACATCTTTAGCACTTTGATGGGGAATAAAGAGTGCAAAATCGGCGTTGTAATAGCGAGAAAAGACCACATCGGGATAACGTTGCACAAGATTGGACAGCAAACTGCCCACTTCGACAATGAACTCATCGGCGATCAGTTTGTCATTCTCTTCCAATACGCTTTTCCAATCGGCAATACGTACCAGCACCACACCACCTTGCGCACCGCTCTCTTGTAACGCCGACTCTAATTTGTTGTCGAACAACACGCGATTGGCTGTGCCTGTCAGCTTATCAAGAAAAGTCTGGGTACGAATAAAGGTATCAAAGCGGCTACGTTCTTGCCGTGCATCTTGCAGCTCTTCAATTAAACGATCCAACGCTTCACTGGCCGTGTAGGGCCACTCTTGCTCGTCACCTTTGGCAAACTGTTCGACCCTTCCGGCTAAAATCATCCGCCCACGCTCTTCGAGCAACTCTGAGCCATGCAACTGCGCTTTTAACCATTTCAGGCCGCGCATTAAGCAGAAGATGATTAACCCGACCGCTAGGGTGATCGACCAAAACGCTTGCAGCGAGTAACCAAAACCAACATAAGGTGGCACCGCTTTAAATTCGACGTGATAACCGGGATTGCGTTCGAGCTGATAACGTTGCTCGTAAAGGCGATTGGGGTCAATTTGTGGCGAAGTATCTTTGAAACGGTAAACCACGCCGGAATCGGTGGAAAGCTTCATTTCGACAATGTTGGACGCTTGCAGCATTTTGGGCATCCAGCGCTGCATGGAATAGGCGGCATCCGGATCTTCCATCTCCTTGTCCAGCACTTCGACAATGCCAGCCAAATAGTGGTTGAGATATTCCTGCCCAAGCCGTTTAAACGACAACGTGCCGCCGACAAAAAGAATGAACATGGCGCTGATCACGATGACAGTGACGAAAGCCACGAGGCGAGTGCTAAGCTTGAGAGTTGGGGTATACCTCATGAATACCGAATTCCTTTTCCATTCATCATATACCGTATTGATCTATATATACTTGATAAGAGAATGGTTAACAATCTAATGACTTAAGATGTGAGAAGTGTCATTGAAAAAGCCGCGGGATCGCGGCTTTTGGTAGGTCTCAAGTAACCGTCAGAAAGGAATATCGTCATCGAAATCCATTGGCGGTTCGTTGTACTGCGGCTGAGATTGCTGCGGCGCATGCTGCTGTGCAGGTGCTTGATATGACTGCTGCTGATGCGCGGCTGGCTGTTGCGGCTGTCCCCACCCACCTTGCTGCTGCGCTTGAGGTGCACCACCCATCGCTGGCGCGCCGCCTTGCTGGCGTCCACCCAGCATCTGCATCACACCGCTGTAGCCTTGTACCACAATGTCCGTTGAGTAGCGATCTTGACCATTTTGATCTTGCCATTTGCGCGTCTGCAATTGGCCTTCAATGTAAACCTGAGAGCCTTTACGCAGGTATTCACCTGCGACTTCAGCGAGTTTTCCATACAGGGTAACACGATGCCATTCCGTTTTTTCACGCGGTTCGCCAGTCGCTTTGTCGCGCCAAGTTTCCGAAGTAGCAACGGTAATGTTAGCCACTGCACCGCCGCTTGGCATATAACGAATTTCAGGGTCGTTCCCTAGGTTCCCTACCAAGATTACTTTATTAATTCCACGGCTGGCCATGATGTGCTCCGTTTAAGCTGTCGGTACTAAATTTTAGCGCATTAGGATAGCACGCTTTGTCTGTGGTAAAAACAGTCAAAAGAGTGTCTGATTTAACACTCAGCAATAAAAGCCTCATCGCGCATTTTTTCAGAGCAGCTAAACGCTTTTTCTCTCTGACAAACTGCTCATTTACTTACCGCTTTGAAACTCGACGCATTTCATTTCAGCCCTGCTGGTATTGACCTGCCATCAATGACAATTTCTCACTCATCCCCCTTGTCATTAGGTCAACTTTTATCTTTCGGAGCCACACATGAGAAAATCCTCCTATGCCAGAAGCTTGTTCTTTCTCCAGCGAGCAAACGCACAACCCCCAGCATTTATTGATACCTTAGCGCGCGCCATCGAGCTTCCCATACCAGCAATTACCACAGAAACCTTGATGCGAACCGATCCCTTGCACCGTAACCGCATCTTGTTGATCGACTATCAAGAACACAAAGTATTGCTGTTACAAATTAGAAATCTGCCACTGATCTGCAAAAACTTTGAAACCATCATTTTCAACGTACCAAAACGATTGAGCACCGATGAGCTGCTCGGCCTTGGACAGAGCAAAGCGGTTTTCTACGCAGATTGCAGCATGGAAAAAATTGCCGAAGGCGTTATTGCCGTGATTGAAGGGCAAAACTGGCTACCTCGCCACGTTCAGGCGCAGCTTCTGCATTACTACCGCAATATGTTCAACACCCATACCGCACCCGCCAATGTAGATTTGACCATTCGCG is part of the Vibrio cidicii genome and encodes:
- a CDS encoding MSHA biogenesis protein MshI, whose product is MSDIVADGRLLPGDNKIQVYVLAKKVVDKIIDVLLRNQCELDAIIPEDEVWAHSAGDLANFILLQRSHKGQFKLGAFVDYTPTFQRTIRSVYPPLTGESASALQLDGLALELQRSMDYLSSQLKGVTLNQLKICCDDEDQNALVAALSERLTATTSVLASPALQCGQIVVNTARSLGLPSVNLYPEHLKPKRARFNLTTLLASWFLAALVLGGMYGLARWQQAQLAQELAVAQAQAQQFKQQLAAQQAKLAAHKPSAEKLAAVERLKQQIQATQASLAAVGNYDQSRQGGYSDIMQALAKLGRNDISLSDIYITHDRLDLKGLARSASVVPNWVNQFKQEVSLVGRNFEKVRLGRNEQDVITFELRTRAEGK
- a CDS encoding LuxR C-terminal-related transcriptional regulator, with translation MRKSSYARSLFFLQRANAQPPAFIDTLARAIELPIPAITTETLMRTDPLHRNRILLIDYQEHKVLLLQIRNLPLICKNFETIIFNVPKRLSTDELLGLGQSKAVFYADCSMEKIAEGVIAVIEGQNWLPRHVQAQLLHYYRNMFNTHTAPANVDLTIREIQVLRCLQAGASNAHIAEDLFISEYTVKSHLYQIFKKLSVKNRLQATAWADQHLLS
- the csrD gene encoding RNase E specificity factor CsrD, yielding MRYTPTLKLSTRLVAFVTVIVISAMFILFVGGTLSFKRLGQEYLNHYLAGIVEVLDKEMEDPDAAYSMQRWMPKMLQASNIVEMKLSTDSGVVYRFKDTSPQIDPNRLYEQRYQLERNPGYHVEFKAVPPYVGFGYSLQAFWSITLAVGLIIFCLMRGLKWLKAQLHGSELLEERGRMILAGRVEQFAKGDEQEWPYTASEALDRLIEELQDARQERSRFDTFIRTQTFLDKLTGTANRVLFDNKLESALQESGAQGGVVLVRIADWKSVLEENDKLIADEFIVEVGSLLSNLVQRYPDVVFSRYYNADFALFIPHQSAKDVANLASQCIRQLEKLHPPYPLDKENWCHIGITMYQEGERHNQIMNEAETALRSAQLQNNNNWSRFKKWNQIDEIRGSVKWRTIFETTLHAESVLLFGQPAYLLNNNQLDLLHTELTCRIHDPENGIVKASRYMSALKQVGFESQMDRAVLSKAFGFLRSSTQQSVPFSLNVNVTPFANRRHFKWFRDELLQLTSEQRALLSFEFVESHLVRHLDYMRPVAKMLKGLGCQLVVGQAGRTIVSTHYLKDLHVDYLKLHRSLAKNIEKRHENQLFVRSMLGAGEGTKARVIAVGVETQQEWDTLVELGIHGGQGRYFSQESQLLPPPVKNEDKQVKPGRRNRWRRK
- a CDS encoding single-stranded DNA-binding protein translates to MASRGINKVILVGNLGNDPEIRYMPSGGAVANITVATSETWRDKATGEPREKTEWHRVTLYGKLAEVAGEYLRKGSQVYIEGQLQTRKWQDQNGQDRYSTDIVVQGYSGVMQMLGGRQQGGAPAMGGAPQAQQQGGWGQPQQPAAHQQQSYQAPAQQHAPQQSQPQYNEPPMDFDDDIPF